Below is a genomic region from Microbacterium esteraromaticum.
ATCTTGATCACGCCGTTCGCGACGGCGAGGGCGATCTCCTCGTCGCTCGACCCCGAGCCGCCGTGGAAGACGAGGTCGAGCGGCTTCGGGCCGGTGCCGTACTTGGCGGCGACCTCGGCCTGGATCTCGCCGAGCAGCTCCGGACGCAGCTTCACGCCGCCCGGCTTGTACACGCCGTGCACGTTTCCGAAGGTGAGCGCGGCGATGTAGCGGCCCTGCTCGCCGAGGCCGAGCGCCTGGATCGCCTGGTCGACGTCGGCGAAGGTGGTGTACAGCGCCTCGTTCGATCCCTCGTGCGCGACGCCGTCCTCCTCGCCGCCGACGACCCCGATCTCGACCTCGAGGATCGCGTTGATGGCCTTGATGCGCGGCAGCAGCTCCTTGGCGATCTCGATGTTCTCATCGAGCGGCACGGCAGATCCGTCCCACATGTGCGACTGGAAGATCGGGTTGCGGCCCGCCTTCACCTCTTCCTCGGACGCTGCGATCAGCGGCTCGACGAAGCCCGCCAGGGCGTCCTTCGGGCAGTGGTCGGTGTGCAGCGCGACGGTCACGGGATAGTTCTTGGCTACCTCGGTCGCGTAGCGGGCGAAGGCGAGGGCGCCCGTGGCGCGGGCCTTCACCGTGTGCCCGGCGAAGTAGTCGGCACCGCCCGTGGTGACCTGGATGATCCCGTCGGAGCCGGCCTCGGTCAGGCCCTGCAGCACCGAGTTGATCGTCTGCGAGCTCGAGACGTTGAAGGCGGGGTACGCGAAGCCACCGGCCTTCGCGCGGTCGAGCATCTCTGCGTACTGTTCCGGAGTGGCGACGGGCATGAGTTCTCCTGCTTCTGTCGGTCGGGGTGCATGCTCACTTTAGCCCGGAGGGGAGCGGATTCCGCCGTCGTTACCCCGGCCCGAGGCCGTATCTTTATCACGCGGCAAGAACCGCTGTTTCTTCGTGCCCGAATCATGAAAACTCCCGATTTCCGTCGCGATTCGTCACTATGCTGACCGGCATGGTGAGCCTCACAGCCGATCTCAGTCCCCTCCGCCCAGACCGCAACCTCGCGATGGAACTCGTGCGCGCCACCGAGGCGGCCGCGATCCGCGCGGTGCCGTTCATCGGTCGCGGCGCCAAGGAGGAGGCCGATGGTGCGGCCGTCGACGCCATGCGCGCCTTCCTCGGCACCGTCGACTTTCAGGGCCGCGTCGTGATCGGCGAGGGCGAGAAGGACAACGCGCCGATGCTGTTCAACGGCGAGGTCGTCGGCACGGGACGCGGGCCCGAATGCGACATCGCCGTCGACCCGATCGACGGCACCACCCTCACCGCCGAGGGGCGTCAGAACGCGCTGTCGGTGCTCGCGGTGTCCGACCGCGGCACGATGCTCGACGCCTCAAGCGTGTTCTACATGGACAAGCTCGTCACCGGTCCTGCGGGCGTCGGCGTCGTCGACATCCGCAAGCCCATCGGCGAGAACATCCGCCGGCTGGCCAAGGCGCTCGGCAAGCCGGTCGACGAGGTCGTGGTGTCGGTGCTGAACCGTCCCCGTCACGAGAAGCTCATCGCCGAGATCCGCGAGGCCGGTGCCGGCACCCGCCTGATGAGCGACGGCGACGTCGCAGGCGGCATCAACGCGGCGCGTCACAACGCCCGCACCGACATGTGCGTCGGCATCGGCGGCAGCCCTGAGGGCATCGTCACCGCCTGCGCCATCAAGGCGCTCGGCGGGCACATCCAGGGCATGCTCTGGCCGCGCGACGACGATGAGCGCCAGCGCGGCATCGACGCCGGGCTCGAGATGGACAAGGTGTACGAGGCGGATGACCTGGTGAAGGGCGACAACACGATCTTCGTCGCCACGGGAGTCACCGACGGCCAGCTCGTGCGCGGAGTGCGCCGCGAGGGCAACTACCTGTACACCGAGAGCATCGTGCTTCGCGGTGCGTCCGGAACCCTCCGTCGCATCACGTCGGATCACCTCGTGTCGAAGTGGCTCTGACGCGGGCATCCTCCTGCATACCGCGATTCGCGGCGACCGCTGGCAGAATGGGCGGGTACCGGCGTGATCAGCGCGTCGGCATGGTCATGAAGAGGAGTGCTCGGGATGTCATCGAACGAGCCGTCTGAGAGTTCCAGCCGCGCGCAGCACGTCACCACCAAGACCGGCCGCATCGTGCGGGTCACGGAGGAGCAGATCATGGCCGCGCAGCAGGCGAAGGCGGCCGTGCAGCCCGGGTTCGATCCCGCTCGTCGTACGGACGTGCTGTTCCGCGTGCGCCGCGAGGAGGGTCACGAGCTCAGCTCCTGGTGGTTCATCGGTGCGTTCCTGGCGAGCTCGAGCGTGGTCATCGCACTGCTCTCCTGGGTTCCCGGCGGAGCCTGAGCCCACCTCATCGAAGCGGCCCGTCCTGGCATCGCGCGTCAGGCGACGGCCCGTGCGGCTTCGATGATCAGCGGCGCCGAACGGGCCACTCCGAGCGCCTCGCCGAGCTCGTCGATGTCGTGCACCGCGGCGCGACGCGCGGCATCGATCACGATCTGGGCGCAGGCGCGGGCGTCGGCCAGTGCGTCGTGGTGCGAGAACTCGCCGAACCCCGCCGCGGCTGCGGCCAGGGGGAGGCGGTACGAGTCGAGGCTGTAGGTCTTCCGAGCCACGGCGAGTGAGCAGAGCGAGCGATACGGCGGCGCGTCGAGGCCGGTGGCCTCGCAGGCTCGACGGAGCACGTTGAGGTCGAACCCGGCGTTGTGCGCGACGAGCACGTCGGCGCCGGCGAACCCGCAGAGCCGGTCGAGCTGCTGGGCCCAGGTGGCGGCCCCGATGACGTCCTGCGGACGGATGCCGTGGATGCGCACATTCCACTCGTTGAACTCGTCGTGGCCTGCGGGAGGCCGGATCAGCCAGCCGGTCTGCGCGACGACCTTCCCGTCGCGCACGCGCACGAGTCCGACGGAACAGGCGGAGGCGGGGCTGGAGTTCGCGGTCTCGAAGTCGATCGCGGTGAAATCCAGGGGCACGGATCCACCATCTCCCGGCAGCCGGATCACGCGCCGCAGACTCGCCGTAGGCTGGCGAACATGAGCGATTCACGAGCGACCTCCTTCGGTGCCGAGGCCGACAACTACGAGGCTGCCCGGCCCGACTATCCGTTCGAGGCGGTCGCGTGGATGCTCGATCGTCTTCCTTCCGGTGCGCGGCGTCTCGTCGACGTCGGCGCGGGCACAGGCAAGCTCACCCGGGTGGTCGCCGAGGCGAAGGATGCCGAGGTCGTCGCGGTCGATCCGGATGCGGCGATGCTCGCGAAGCTGCGCGAGGCCGTGCCGGGTGTGCCGACCTTCGTCGGCACGGCCGAGTCCCTTCCCCTTCCGGATGCCAGTGTCGACGCCGTCGTGCTCGGGCAGGCCTGGCACTGGGTCGATCCCGTCGCGGCGTCGGCTGAGATCGGACGGGCGGTGCGCCCCGGCGGAACGCTCGGGCTGATCTGGAACGCCCGCGACAACCGGGTCGACTGGGTGCGCCGGCTCACCGCGGTCATGAACGCGAGCGCCGCGGAGGAGATGCTCGACGCGGGCGGGCCAACGGTGGCATCCCCGTTCGGCGAGCTCGAGAGCGAGAGGTGGGAGTGGGTGCGCCCGATGACGCGCGAGCAGCTGCACCGCATGGCGGCATCCCGCAGCCACCTGATCACCGCGAGCGAGGGCGAGCGAGGCGAGATACGGCGGCAGATGGACGAGCTCTTCGACGAGCTGGGGCTGCACGGCGACGGCACCGTCGACGTGCCGTACGTCACCTCAGCGTTCCGGTCGCTGCGCGCCGGTTGACCGAGCCCGAGGCATCCGGAGGCGACCGGTCGCGCCGGTAGACTCGTCTCTCGTGGCTCTCACTATCGGAATCGTCGGGCTGCCGAACGTCGGCAAGTCCACCCTCTTCAACGCGCTGACCAAGAACGACGTGCTCGCGGCGAACTACCCGTTCGCGACGATCGAGCCGAACGTCGGCGTCGTCAACCTGCCCGATCCGCGTCTGCAGGTGCTGGCCGGCATCTTCGGCAGTGAGCGCATCCTGCCCGCCACGGTGTCGTTCGTAGACATCGCCGGCATCGTGCGCGGCGCGAGCGAGGGTGAGGGGCTGGGCAACCAGTTCCTGGCGAACATCCGCGAGGCGGATGCGATCGCTCAGGTCGTACGCGGCTTCGTGGACGACGACGTCGTGCACGTCGAGGGGACCGTCGACCCCAAGGGTGACATGGAGACCATCAACGCCGAGCTGATGCTCGCCGATCTGCAGACGATCGAGAAGGCTCTGCCGCGCTTCGAGAAGGAAGTGAAGCAGAAGAGGACTGATCCTGCGGTGCTCGAGGCGGCGAACGCCGCGAAGGATGCCCTCGAGCGCGGTCAGCTGCTCTCGACCGCCGGTCTCGACCTCGCGCCGATCAAGGAGCTCGGGCTGCTGACGGCGAAACCCTACATCTACGTGTTCAACGTCGACGAATCGGTGCTCACCGACGAGGCGAAGAAGGCCGAGCTCGAGGCTCTCGTCGCGCCGGCGCAGGCTGTGTTCCTCGACGCCAAGATCGAGTCCGAGCTGATCGGCCTCGACCCGGAAGACGCGCAGGAGCTGCTTGAGGCGACGGGTCAGAGCGAATCGGGTCTCGACCAGCTCGCGCGCATCGGCTTCGCCACCCTCGGCCTTCAGACCTACCTCACCGCCGGGCCCAAGGAATCGCGGGCATGGACGATCCCCCAGGGGGCGAAGGCGCCGCAGGCGGCTGGTGTGATCCACACCGACTTCGAGAAGGGCTTCATCAAGGCCGAGGTCATCTCGTTCGAGGACCTCGTCGAGACCGGGTCGGTCGCAGAGGCTCGTGCGAAGGGCAAGGCTCGCCTCGAGGGCAAGGACTACGTCATGCAAGATGGCGACGTGGTGGAGTTCCGCTTCAACAACTGAGCACTCTGGCGGCGCACCGACTCGCAGCGACTACATTGGTTTCGCAGTGATCGATTGCGAGCGGAACGCATGTACGAGGAACGTCACCCCGACTCGCGTGTGCTGGAGTGTGTGTGGCAGGCGCGGGCGTCGCGAGATGAGCGCTACCTCGTTCCGGCCGTCGAGTACTGGGATCTGTGGTTCGCCCGCGAGTCGGATGGTGAGGTGCTCGCCGGCCTGACAGGTCCGACCCTGGGGCACCGCTGGATCCGCTCTACGGTCGGCGAGCACAGCTGGGGCATCCAGCTGAAGGCTCACGCGGTCCTGCCAGGAGTGAGCAAGCTGCTCCTGCGCGGCGGCGAGCAGCGCCTCCTCGTCCGAGCGGGAAAGGTCACAATCGGGCAGCATGCAATACGATTCCCGGAGTTCGAGGACCTCGAGAGCTTCACTGATCGTCTTCTTGAGCTCGATGTGCTGCGCGATGACGAACAGGTCAGGCGGATGCTCACCGGCGAAGACGCGGGCTACTCGGAAAGACACCGTCAGCGCCGAGTCCGCGCCGCGACAGGGCTCACGCGCAAGCAGATAGAGCAGTTGTCGCGAGCGCGTGAAGCGTTTGCCCTGCTGTTGCAGGGCGTCCCGCCGACGGAGTGCGCTGCGCGCTGCGGTTTCGCCGACCAGGCTCACCTGACTCGTTCGCTGAGGGCCTTCCACGGCCAGACACCGGCCCAGGTGTTGTCCGGTCGATGATGGCGGAAATATTCAATACCGAGGCAGTCATCCGGTGGTGAACTGAGGGCATCGCATTCACGATCAGCAGAGGAGCAGACGATGCCCATTCCCGCCGCCCCCGAGGGCTACGCCACCGTCAACCCATTCATCATCACGACGGGCGCCGAGGATGTGACCCGGTTCGTCATCGAAGTCTTCGGCGGCGAGGAGCGTGCGGAGGCACGCACCGTCGATGACGACGGCCTTCTGCTTCAGGCCGAGGTGAGAGTGGGCACCACCACCATCATGCTCGCGGAGCGCAAGCCGAACTGGCCCTTCACTCCGAGCCTGCTTCAGGTCTATGTCGATGACCTCGACGCTGTGCTGGAGCGGGCTCTCGCGCGCGGGGGCCGCCTGGTCACCACACCCACCGACTTCTTCGGCACGCAGTTCGCTCGGGTGCAGGATTCGAGTGCAAACCTCTGGTGGATCTGGCAGCACGGCGATGCGGTCCGGGACGCCGATGACAGTGAGAGCGAGTGGACGGCAGAGGGCGGTGATCAGGGGTGGGGTGAGATCTCACCCGAGCTCGCCTACATCCATGACACGCTGCTCGAGGCGATGACCGCCCTGCGCGACCCGAAGGCCTGAGGGGCGCGTCGCAGGTGTCGCGGAGAAGTCGTCGCCGGGACGCCTTCCCTGCGGGAGGTTGGTCCGTGCGGCGACGTCGTGGAGTTCCGGTTCAACGTGTGATCCGAAGCCCGGTCGTTGAGCGAGCGGAGCGAGCCGAAACGCGCTCCCACCGCAGGATGGAGCCGATGAGTCCACTGATCCGCGTCGTGCCGCACTCGGAGCTCACGTTCGACGACGTGACGCGCGTTCGCAGGCTGTTCGATGGCGAGTACGCGCAGGACTTCGGCATGTGGCATCCGGAGCAGCCATACGGGTACGCGCCGCACGACGTGCACGTGATGGCGTGTGCTGGCGATGTCATCGTCGGGCACGTCGGCTGGGCTCGGCGGGAGATCACCGTAGGGGAGCGCATCGTGGTGGTCGCCGGCGTTGGCGGAGTGCTGGTCTCGGAAAGCGCACGTGGCGTGCGCCTCGGCGAGCGGCTGATGAGCCGAGCGGTGGAGTCGATGCGCCTTGCCGGTGGCATCGACTTCGGCTATCTCGGATGCCGTGAAGAGGTCGTGCCGTTCTACGAGTCCTGCGGTTGGACGCGTGTGTTCGCTGCTGAGCGTTCGATCGATCGGGCCGGACTGCCTGTGGCGGACCCACCGGGGCAGCCGCTCCTCGTCTTCCCGCTGAGTGCGTCGATGGAATGGCCGGACGGGGAGATCGATCTTCGCGGGCGAGCATGGTGACGTCACACCGACGTTGATGGAGTGTGGTGGATTTCCGCTTCATCGCGCTCCCGCGCACGCATCGGAGTCGTCTCAGCGCAGTTCCAGTCGAACGTTCCGGTGCGAGGCGAAGATCTCCTGGACGATCTCGAAGTAGGTCTTGCCCTCGCCGCGCAGCAGGGCATCCCGTTGATGCCGGATGCCCTGCGCATTGAAGATATCGGGTCGGGAGAGTTTGTCCTCCAGCCAGCGCCGCGTCGTCGCGAGCCCGAGGCTCTCGCGACTGTGCTCGTGATCTGCCCACACGAAGACCGCGCCATTCGTGTCGAACTGATAAAGCACGTCATCGAGCGCGTCCAGACTCGATCCCAGCGTCCAGTCCTCATCCGCCATCAGGAGAGCGTTGAGCTGTGCGTACAGGTCGTCGATCGTGTCGATGCGGTCTCCTTCGATGCGGAAGACCCGGGATGCGTCGTCGACCATCCGCTCTCCTCAGTAGACGCGACGGATCTGCTGCGGCCCGCCGCAGGCACAGGCTCATTCCACCATTCTGCCTGCAGGACACAGCGGGCGATCGCGGTGAGCCCATCGGGGATGGCTGAACTCGGCTCTCGGTGCGAGGATCGATGCATGCCCGAGTCTCCGGAGGTCCAGGCGCTCGTGGAGTTCATCGACGAGCGGATCATCGGCCGCGTCATCGCTGCGGTCGACATCGCCGAGTTCCGAGTCGTCAAGACGCGAGCCCGGCCGCCGGAGACGCTGATCGACGCGACTGTCAGCGGGGCACGTCGCTTCGGGAAGCACGTCGGCATCGAGACGAGCGCCGGCTGGCTGATGATCGGGTTCGGGCGCAACGGGTGGATACGGTGGCAGTCGGCGGGGGATGCCCACGCACAGGGGCCCGTTCCGGAGGTCGCTCGGATCGCACTCGATGATGGGGCGGTGGCGCAGATCATCGACCGGGGTGACTTCCTCGGCGTCACCATCTCGATCGTCGACTCGCCGCCCGACGTCCCGGGCATCGCCGCGCTCGGCCCCGATCCGCTCGCCCCACAGTTCACCCGCGACGACCTGGAGCGCGCTCTCGGCACCCGCCGCAAGCAGATCAAGGCCCTGCTGCAGGAGCAGGCATCGCTCGCGGGCATCGGCAACGCCTACTCCGACGAGATCCTCCATAGAGCGCGGCTGCCGCTCGCCGTGCATGCCGCGGCACTCGGCGCGGACGCCAGGGCGCGTCTCTTCGACGCCACGCTCGACGTCATGCGCGGAGCGGTCGAACAACGGCGTGGCCTTTCACCAGAGCACCTCAAGCAGGCGAAAGTGGATGCCATGGCCGTGCACGGTCGCGGAGGAGAGCCCTGTCCTGTGTGCGGCACCATCATCGTCGACCAGACGTTCGCCGGGGCGTCTGCGCAGTCGTGTCCGCGCTGCCAGTCCGAGGGCGTCGATGGCTGAGGGGGAGACGGAACGCATCGTGGCCTGGAGCGAGGAGCTGAAGGCGGTGCACGCGCGGCTGCGCCAGGCCCTGGCTCTCACGCGGCAGGCGCTCGCCGATGGCGAGCCGACGCGGGCGGCCAGCCGTGATCTGCTGCTGTTCTGCCACGGGTTCTGCGCCGCGCTCAGTGGGCATCATCTCGCCGAGGACCGTGAGCTCTTCCCGGCGATCGTGGCCGAGCATCCGCAGCTGGGTGAGACCCTGCGCAAGCTCGAACAGGATCATGCGATGATGTCGCACCTGATCGCCGGCCTGCAGACCGCGGTCGACTCTCACGCCGCGCCGGCGGACCTTGCACGGCACCTCGAGGGACTCGCCGCGATCATGGAGAGCCACTTCCGGTACGAGGAGCGTCAGCTGCTTCACGTGCTGGACACGCTCGAACTCGACGCCGATTCACGCCAGATGCTCGGGCCGCTATGAGCGCCCGCCCGTCGCCAGAGGGAGCGACTATGACCGAGAACGACCCGCGCACTCCGCACGTCCCTGAGCCCGACGAATCGAGTGTGCCGACGCTGGAAGACGACGAGACGATCGCTCCGCGCCCCGAGGAGGAGATCGCCGACGCACTGCGCGCCGAGCCCGACGTGTCGGACCACAGGGAGCACCGCCCCTGATCCGCGAGGACGATTGCGCATTCGGTGCAGCGGCGCGACCATGAGGCATGGGAACCCTGAGCTTCACTGCCACCGTCTCGCTGGACGGCTACGCCGCCGGACCCGATGGCGACTTCCAGTTCGGCGCGCCGAGCGAACAGGTGTTCCGGTTCCACGTCGAGCGCATGGCGGCCATCTCGACCGAGATCCTCGGGCGCCGCACCTATGAGCTCATGCACTACTGGGAGTCGGAACCCGCGGGCGAGGACTGGGGTGACGACGAGAGCGAGTTCGCCAGACGGTGGCAGGCGCTCGACATCATCGCGGCCTCATCGACGCTGACACCCGGGGACCTGACGCTGGAGAACCACAGGCTGGTATCCGACCTCACCGTAGACGAGATCGCGCGGACAGCGGACGCCGCACCCGGTGAGGTCGAGATCTTCGGTCCCACGACGGCGGCACCGGCGATCCGCGCCGGTCTCGTGCGCGACTTCCGCTTCTTCATCGTGCCTGTGATCCTCGGCGGTGGCCTGCGCGCTCTCCCCGAAGAGGTGACTCTCGACCTGCAGCTGGTCGCGAGTCGCGTCTTCGAGAACGGCTTCACCATGCTGCACTACACAGCCGGCGGATCGACGGCGCAGCGAAGCAGCGCCACGCGGGACAGATGATCAGGTGAGCTGCCGCGCACCCCAGCCCGAGGTGCAACGGTTCATCGGGTGCTGTATAGTCAGCGTATGCTGACCATCGCATCCCGACTGGAGGCCATGAACCGGCTGGGCCGCGCGATGGCCGACCCGACTCGCTCACGCATCCTCATCTCGCTCCTCGACGCGCCCGGCTATCCGGCCGCGCTGGCACGAGACCTCGGGCTGACGCGCTCCAACGTGTCGAACCACCTCGCCTGCCTTCGCGACTGCGGCATCGTCGTCGCCGAGCCCGAGGGGCGGCAGACACGCTACGAGATCAGCGATCCTCATCTCGCCGCAGGCCTCACGGCACTCGTCGAGACCACGCTCGCCGTCGACGAGAGCGCCACCTGCATCGACCCGACGTGTCCGATTCCCGGATGCTGCGACGACAAGACGGTGTCATGACGCTCGAACTGGTCGCCCCATCACGCAGAGACGTGCTGCGCCGACGGGTGCGCATCGTCGTCGCGATCACGATCGCCTGGAACCTCGTCGAGGCCGTCGTGGCGCTCATCGCAGGCGGCGTCGCGTCGTCGACGGCGTTGATCGGATTCGGACTCGACTCGATCGTCGAGGTGCTGTCGGCCGCGGCGGTCGCCTGGCAGTTCGCCGCGCCAGACCCCGAGCGCCGCGAGAAGGTGGCGCTGCGCGTCATCGCCGTGTCTTTCTTCGCGCTCGCCGCCTACGTCAGCGTCGATGCCGTGCTGTCTCTGGTGGGGCTGCGCGAGCCCGAGCATTCGCCGGTCGGCATCGTGCTCGCCGCGCTGAGCCTCGTCGTCATGCCGCTGCTCAGCTGGTTCGAGCGACGCACAGGTCGTGAACTGGGCTCGGCGTCGGCGGTCGCGGACTCGAAGCAGACTCTCATCTGCACCTACCTCTCGGCTGCGCTGCTCGCCGGTCTGCTGTTGAACAGCCTGCTCGGCTGGGCGTGGGCCGACTCGGTGGCGGCTCTGGTGATCGCGGTCGTCGCCGTGCGCGAAGGCCTTGAGGCATGGCGCGGCGAGAACTGCTGCGCGGCGCCCGTCTCGGTGCTGACCGGAGAGCGGGCGCCGCACGGCTGCGACGACGGATGCTGCGCCGCACCCGGGCGATGAGGACGGGCGTCGGCTCGGATGCGGTGCCAAGGCGCGCCCCGGTAATCTGGAAGACGGCCGCTTCGAGCCGACCGCAGAACGGAAGTGAGCACGCATCGTGACCCAGCCCAGCATCTTCGAGCCCGAAGGCCGCGCCGTCCCCTTCGTCGACGAGGGTGAAGGACCCGTCACGCTCGTGCTGGTCACGAATCGCAGTCTCGAGGCCGATGGCCTCGGGGTCATCTCGCACTACCTGGCCGAAGAAGCGGGATTCCGCGTCGTGCGCATCGGCTCCCGCGCTGCTGCCGAAGGCATCACCGCCGGTGACCGGGCAGCGGACGCGGCCGCAGTGATCGAGGACCTCGGCATCGCCGACACCTGGATCGGCGGACACGGGGCCGGCAGCACCATTGCACGCACCTTCGCCGTCGAGCATCCCGAGCGGGTCAACGGACTGCTGATGCTGGGCGTCGAAGACGAGCAGATCGACCTCGCCCCCGGCATCCCGGTGCTGATCATCCAGGCCGAGAAGGACGACGTCACTCCCGCCGCCAACGCCGAGGCACTGCGGGCGACCGCGCCCGAGCGCGCGACGATCACCCGCATCCCCGGGGCCGACCACTTCTTCGTCGCCACGCACCCGATCGAGACAGCCGTGGTGATCGAGGAGTACCTCGACTGGGACTGACGGGCGGTCAGCCCGTGCGCAGGCGCTTGCGCATGAACACCTGTTCTGTTCCGCCGTCCTGCGGCACGCGTTCGCTGATCTCGTAGCCGCAGCTCTC
It encodes:
- the fbaA gene encoding class II fructose-bisphosphate aldolase; amino-acid sequence: MPVATPEQYAEMLDRAKAGGFAYPAFNVSSSQTINSVLQGLTEAGSDGIIQVTTGGADYFAGHTVKARATGALAFARYATEVAKNYPVTVALHTDHCPKDALAGFVEPLIAASEEEVKAGRNPIFQSHMWDGSAVPLDENIEIAKELLPRIKAINAILEVEIGVVGGEEDGVAHEGSNEALYTTFADVDQAIQALGLGEQGRYIAALTFGNVHGVYKPGGVKLRPELLGEIQAEVAAKYGTGPKPLDLVFHGGSGSSDEEIALAVANGVIKMNIDTDTQYAYTRAIADYMFKNYDGVLKVDGEVGNKKQYDPRAWGKIAESAMAARVVESTRQLGSYGQSQS
- the glpX gene encoding class II fructose-bisphosphatase: MVSLTADLSPLRPDRNLAMELVRATEAAAIRAVPFIGRGAKEEADGAAVDAMRAFLGTVDFQGRVVIGEGEKDNAPMLFNGEVVGTGRGPECDIAVDPIDGTTLTAEGRQNALSVLAVSDRGTMLDASSVFYMDKLVTGPAGVGVVDIRKPIGENIRRLAKALGKPVDEVVVSVLNRPRHEKLIAEIREAGAGTRLMSDGDVAGGINAARHNARTDMCVGIGGSPEGIVTACAIKALGGHIQGMLWPRDDDERQRGIDAGLEMDKVYEADDLVKGDNTIFVATGVTDGQLVRGVRREGNYLYTESIVLRGASGTLRRITSDHLVSKWL
- a CDS encoding 3'-5' exonuclease, with protein sequence MPLDFTAIDFETANSSPASACSVGLVRVRDGKVVAQTGWLIRPPAGHDEFNEWNVRIHGIRPQDVIGAATWAQQLDRLCGFAGADVLVAHNAGFDLNVLRRACEATGLDAPPYRSLCSLAVARKTYSLDSYRLPLAAAAAGFGEFSHHDALADARACAQIVIDAARRAAVHDIDELGEALGVARSAPLIIEAARAVA
- a CDS encoding class I SAM-dependent methyltransferase, yielding MSDSRATSFGAEADNYEAARPDYPFEAVAWMLDRLPSGARRLVDVGAGTGKLTRVVAEAKDAEVVAVDPDAAMLAKLREAVPGVPTFVGTAESLPLPDASVDAVVLGQAWHWVDPVAASAEIGRAVRPGGTLGLIWNARDNRVDWVRRLTAVMNASAAEEMLDAGGPTVASPFGELESERWEWVRPMTREQLHRMAASRSHLITASEGERGEIRRQMDELFDELGLHGDGTVDVPYVTSAFRSLRAG
- the ychF gene encoding redox-regulated ATPase YchF, whose product is MALTIGIVGLPNVGKSTLFNALTKNDVLAANYPFATIEPNVGVVNLPDPRLQVLAGIFGSERILPATVSFVDIAGIVRGASEGEGLGNQFLANIREADAIAQVVRGFVDDDVVHVEGTVDPKGDMETINAELMLADLQTIEKALPRFEKEVKQKRTDPAVLEAANAAKDALERGQLLSTAGLDLAPIKELGLLTAKPYIYVFNVDESVLTDEAKKAELEALVAPAQAVFLDAKIESELIGLDPEDAQELLEATGQSESGLDQLARIGFATLGLQTYLTAGPKESRAWTIPQGAKAPQAAGVIHTDFEKGFIKAEVISFEDLVETGSVAEARAKGKARLEGKDYVMQDGDVVEFRFNN
- a CDS encoding AraC family transcriptional regulator; translated protein: MLAGLTGPTLGHRWIRSTVGEHSWGIQLKAHAVLPGVSKLLLRGGEQRLLVRAGKVTIGQHAIRFPEFEDLESFTDRLLELDVLRDDEQVRRMLTGEDAGYSERHRQRRVRAATGLTRKQIEQLSRAREAFALLLQGVPPTECAARCGFADQAHLTRSLRAFHGQTPAQVLSGR
- a CDS encoding VOC family protein codes for the protein MPIPAAPEGYATVNPFIITTGAEDVTRFVIEVFGGEERAEARTVDDDGLLLQAEVRVGTTTIMLAERKPNWPFTPSLLQVYVDDLDAVLERALARGGRLVTTPTDFFGTQFARVQDSSANLWWIWQHGDAVRDADDSESEWTAEGGDQGWGEISPELAYIHDTLLEAMTALRDPKA
- a CDS encoding GNAT family N-acetyltransferase: MSPLIRVVPHSELTFDDVTRVRRLFDGEYAQDFGMWHPEQPYGYAPHDVHVMACAGDVIVGHVGWARREITVGERIVVVAGVGGVLVSESARGVRLGERLMSRAVESMRLAGGIDFGYLGCREEVVPFYESCGWTRVFAAERSIDRAGLPVADPPGQPLLVFPLSASMEWPDGEIDLRGRAW
- a CDS encoding ribonuclease inhibitor produces the protein MVDDASRVFRIEGDRIDTIDDLYAQLNALLMADEDWTLGSSLDALDDVLYQFDTNGAVFVWADHEHSRESLGLATTRRWLEDKLSRPDIFNAQGIRHQRDALLRGEGKTYFEIVQEIFASHRNVRLELR
- a CDS encoding DNA-formamidopyrimidine glycosylase family protein, which translates into the protein MPESPEVQALVEFIDERIIGRVIAAVDIAEFRVVKTRARPPETLIDATVSGARRFGKHVGIETSAGWLMIGFGRNGWIRWQSAGDAHAQGPVPEVARIALDDGAVAQIIDRGDFLGVTISIVDSPPDVPGIAALGPDPLAPQFTRDDLERALGTRRKQIKALLQEQASLAGIGNAYSDEILHRARLPLAVHAAALGADARARLFDATLDVMRGAVEQRRGLSPEHLKQAKVDAMAVHGRGGEPCPVCGTIIVDQTFAGASAQSCPRCQSEGVDG
- a CDS encoding hemerythrin domain-containing protein, which encodes MAWSEELKAVHARLRQALALTRQALADGEPTRAASRDLLLFCHGFCAALSGHHLAEDRELFPAIVAEHPQLGETLRKLEQDHAMMSHLIAGLQTAVDSHAAPADLARHLEGLAAIMESHFRYEERQLLHVLDTLELDADSRQMLGPL
- a CDS encoding dihydrofolate reductase family protein; its protein translation is MGTLSFTATVSLDGYAAGPDGDFQFGAPSEQVFRFHVERMAAISTEILGRRTYELMHYWESEPAGEDWGDDESEFARRWQALDIIAASSTLTPGDLTLENHRLVSDLTVDEIARTADAAPGEVEIFGPTTAAPAIRAGLVRDFRFFIVPVILGGGLRALPEEVTLDLQLVASRVFENGFTMLHYTAGGSTAQRSSATRDR
- the cmtR gene encoding Cd(II)/Pb(II)-sensing metalloregulatory transcriptional regulator CmtR; the encoded protein is MLTIASRLEAMNRLGRAMADPTRSRILISLLDAPGYPAALARDLGLTRSNVSNHLACLRDCGIVVAEPEGRQTRYEISDPHLAAGLTALVETTLAVDESATCIDPTCPIPGCCDDKTVS
- a CDS encoding cation transporter; translated protein: MTLELVAPSRRDVLRRRVRIVVAITIAWNLVEAVVALIAGGVASSTALIGFGLDSIVEVLSAAAVAWQFAAPDPERREKVALRVIAVSFFALAAYVSVDAVLSLVGLREPEHSPVGIVLAALSLVVMPLLSWFERRTGRELGSASAVADSKQTLICTYLSAALLAGLLLNSLLGWAWADSVAALVIAVVAVREGLEAWRGENCCAAPVSVLTGERAPHGCDDGCCAAPGR
- a CDS encoding alpha/beta fold hydrolase produces the protein MTQPSIFEPEGRAVPFVDEGEGPVTLVLVTNRSLEADGLGVISHYLAEEAGFRVVRIGSRAAAEGITAGDRAADAAAVIEDLGIADTWIGGHGAGSTIARTFAVEHPERVNGLLMLGVEDEQIDLAPGIPVLIIQAEKDDVTPAANAEALRATAPERATITRIPGADHFFVATHPIETAVVIEEYLDWD